From the Candidatus Neomarinimicrobiota bacterium genome, the window GGGGCCCAGGAAGTGCTGCTCGTTGATCATCCCGACCTGGAGAGCTACCAGACCCTGCCCTACAGCCGCATCATGAGCGACCTGGTGAGCCGGCACCAGCCGCGCATCGTACTGTATGGGGCCACTTTCGTCGGACGGGACCTGGCCCCCCGGGTGGCCTCCTTCACCCGCAGCGGATTGACCGCCGACTGCACCGACCTCCAGATAGCCAACGTGACCTACCTGCAGAAGG encodes:
- a CDS encoding electron transfer flavoprotein subunit alpha/FixB family protein; translated protein: MAELSTEVWVFVEQHAGKAADVSFELLSKGRKLTEKLNGTLKAVVIGHQLQALAGETFRYGAQEVLLVDHPDLESYQTLPYSRIMSDLVSRHQPRIVLYGATFVGRDLAPRVASFTRSGLTADCTDLQIANVTYLQK